A genome region from Pan paniscus chromosome 17, NHGRI_mPanPan1-v2.0_pri, whole genome shotgun sequence includes the following:
- the ANKRD12 gene encoding ankyrin repeat domain-containing protein 12 isoform X8: protein MVNVPELLLGQSPSRNDTKIINSEEAQSVNPSSVDENIDSETEKDSLICESKQILPSKTPLPSALDEYEFKDDDDEEINKMIDDRHILRKEQRKENEPEAEKTHLFAKQEKAFYPKSFKSKKQKPSRVLYSSTESSDEEALQNKKISTSCSVIPETSNSDIQTKKEYVVSGEHKQKGKVKRKLKNQNKNKENQELKQEKEGKENTRITNLTVNTGLDCSEKTREEGNFRKSFSPKDDTSLHLFHISTGKSPKHSCGLSEKQSTPLKQEHTKTCLSPGSSEMSLQPDLVRYDNTESEFLPESSSVKSCKHKEKSKHQKDFHLEFGEKSNAKIKDEDHSPTFENSDCTLKKMDKEGKTLKKHKLKHKEREKEKHKKEIEGEKEKYKTKDSAKELQRSVEFDREFWKENFFKSDETEDLFLNMEHESLTLEKKSKLEKNIKDDKSTKEKHVSKERNFKEERDKIKKESEKSFREEKIKDLKEERENIPTDKDSEFTSLGMSAIEESIGLHLVEKEIDIEKQEKHIKESKEKPEKRSQTKEKDIEKMERKNFEKEKKIKHEHKSEKDKLDLSECVDKIKEKDKLYSHHTEKCHKEGEKSKNTAAIKKTDDREKSREKMDRKHDKEKPEKERHLAESKEKHLMEKKNKQSDNSEYSKSEKGKNKEKDRELDKKEKSRDKESINITNSKHILEEKKSSIVDGNKAQHEKPLSLKEKTKDEPLKTPDGKEKDKKDKDIDRYKERDKHKDKIQINSLLKLKSEADKPKPKSSPASKDTRPKEKRLVNDDLMQTSFERMLSLKDLEIEQWHKKHKEKIKQKEKERLRNRNCLELKIKDKEKTKHTPTESKNKELTRSKSSEVTDAYTKEKQPKDAVSNRSQSVDTKNVMTLGKSSFVSDNSLNRSPRSENEKPGLSSRSVSMISVASSEDSCHTTVTTPRPPVEYDSDFMLESSESQMSFSQSPFLSIAKSPALHERELDSLADLPERIKPPYANRLSASHLRSSSVEDVKLIISEGRPTIEVRRCSMPSVICEHTKQFQTISEESNQGSLLIVPRDTSPSPKPEVFSNVPERDLSNVSNIHSSFATSPTGASNSKYVSADRNLIKNTAPVSTVMDSPVHLEPSSQVGVIQNKSWEMPVDRLETLSTRDYICPNSNIPDQESSLQSFCNSENKILKENADFLSLRQTELPGNSCAQDPASFMPPQQPCSFPSQSLSDAESISKHMSLSYVANQEPGILQQKNAVQIISSALDTDNESTKDTENTFVLGDVQKTDAFVPVYSDSTIQEASPNFEKAYTLPVLPSEKDFNGSDASTQLNTHYAFSKLTYKSSSGHEVENSTTDTQVISHEKENKLESLVLTHLNRCDSDLCEMNAGMPKGNLNEQDPKHCPESEKCLLSIEDEESQQSILSSLENHSQQSTQPEMHKYGQLVKVELEENAEDDKTENQIPQRMTRNKANTMANQSKQILASCTLLSEKDSESSSPRGRIRLTEDDDPQIHHPRKRKVSRVPQPVQVSPSLLQAKEKTQQSLAAIVDSLKLDEIQPYSSERANPYFEYLHIRKKIEEKRKLLCSVIPQAPQYYDEYVTFNGSYLLDGNPLSKICIPTITPPPSLSDPLKELFRQQEVVRMKLRLQHSIEREKLIVSNEQEVLRVHYRAARTLANQTLPFSACTVLLDAEVYNVPLDSQSDDSKTSVRDRFNARQFMSWLQDVDDKFDKLKTCLLMRQQHEAAALNAVQRLEWQLKLQELDPATYKSISIYEIQEFYVPLVDVNDDFELTPI from the exons ATTCCGAAGAGGCTCAATCTGTAAATCCTTCTAGTGTTGATGAAAATATTGACTCtgaaacagagaaagactctctCATCTGTGAAAGTAAACAGATACTTCCCAGTAAAACACCTCTTCCATCTGCCCTTGATGAGTATGAGTtcaaagatgatgatgatgaagaaatTAATAAGATGATTGATGATAGGCATATTCTTAGGAAAGAACAACGAAAAGAAAATGAACCTGAAGCAGAAAAAACTCATTTATTTGCAAAACAGGAGAAAGCCTTCTATCCTAaatcatttaaaagtaaaaaacaaaagccatctAGGGTCTTATATTCAAGTACTGAAAGTTCTGATGAAGAAGCTCTTCAGAATAAAAAGATTTCTACTTCATGTTCCGTCATCCCTGAAACATCAAATTCTGATATACAAACCAAAAAGGAATATGTAGTTTCAGGTGAACACAAACAGAAAggcaaagttaaaagaaaattgaaaaatcagaataaaaacaaagagaaccAAGAGCTAaagcaagaaaaggaaggaaaagaaaatacaagaataACAAACTTGACAGTAAATACTGGACTAGATTGTTCAGAAAAGACCAGAGAGGAGGGGAACTTTAGGAAATCTTTTAGCCCAAAAGATGATACttcattacatttatttcatatttccaCTGGTAAATCTCCCAAACATTCTTGTGGATTAAGTGAAAAACAGTCAACACCACTAAAACAAGAACATACTAAAACATGTTTATCACCAGGAAGTTCTGAAATGTCATTACAGCCTGATCTTGTTCGGTATGATAATACAGAATCTGAATTCTTGCCAGAAAGTTCAAGTGTAAAATCTTGTAAGCataaggaaaaaagcaaacatcagaaagattTCCACTTAGAATTTGGTGAAAAATCAAATGCCAAAATAAAGGATGAAGATCATAGTCCAACATTTGAAAATTCAGATTGCAcactgaaaaaaatggataaagaaggtaaaacattaaaaaaacataaattgaagcataaagagagggaaaaagaaaagcataaaaaagaaattgaaggtgaaaaggaaaaatacaaaactaaggATAGTGCCAAAGAACTGCAGAGGAGTGTGGAATTTGATAGAGAATTTTggaaagagaatttttttaaaagtgatgaAACTGAAGATCTCTTTTTAAATATGGAACATGAATCcttaacattagaaaaaaaatcaaaattggaaaaaaacatcAAAGATGATAAATCAACCAAGGAAAAGCATGTGTCAAAAGAGAGGAACTTTAAAGAGGAACGAGACAAGATTAAAAAGGAAAGCGAGAAATCTTttagggaggaaaaaataaaagatctaaaagaagagagagaaaacatacCCACAGATAAAGACTCAGAATTTACTTCTTTGGGTATGAGTGCCATTGAGGAATCTATAGGGCTTCAtttagtggaaaaggaaatagacattgaaaaacaagaaaagcatataaaggaaagtaaagaaaaaccTGAGAAGCGATCTCAAACTAAAGAAAAGGACATTgagaagatggaaagaaaaaactttgaaaaagaaaagaagataaaacatGAGCATAAgtcagaaaaagacaaattagATCTTAGTGAATGCGttgataaaataaaagaaaaggacaagCTATATTCGCATCACACAGAAAAATGCCATAAAGAAGGTGAGAAGAGCAAAAATACTGCTGCTATTAAAAAAACTGACGACAGAgagaaaagtagagaaaagatGGATAGGAAACATGACAAAGAAAAGCCTGAAAAAGAGAGGCATCTagcagaaagcaaagaaaagcacttgatggagaaaaaaaataaacaatcagaTAATAGTGAATACAGTAAAtcagaaaaaggcaaaaataaagaaaaagacagggagctagataaaaaggaaaaatctagAGATAAAGAAAGTATAAATATAACTAACTCCAAACAcatactggaagaaaaaaaatcaagtatagTAGACGGTAATAAAGCACAACATGAAAAACCCTTAtcccttaaagaaaaaacaaaagatgaacCTTTGAAAACTccagatggaaaagaaaaagataaaaaagataaagatatagatagatacaaaGAACGAGACAAACAtaaagataaaattcaaataaatagctTACTCAAACTAAAATCTGAAGCAGATAAGCCTAAACCTAAGTCATCACCAGCATCAAAAGATACCCGgcctaaagaaaagaggttagtGAATGATGATTTAATGCAGACAAGTTTTGAACGAATGCTAAGCCTTAAAGACCTAGAAATAGAACAGTGGCACaaaaaacataaggaaaaaattaagcaaaaagaaaaagaacggTTGAGAAACCGAAACTGtttagaacttaaaataaaagataaagaaaaaacaaagcataCACCAACTGAATCCAAAAATAAAGAACTTACTAGGTCAAAGAGTTCAGAAGTGACTGATGCATATACCAAGGAGAAACAACCTAAAGATGCTGTAAGTAACAGATCACAATCTGTTGACACCAAAAATGTAATGACTTTAGGGAAGTCATCTTTTGTTTCAGATAATAGCTTAAACAGGTCTCCTAGATCAGAAAATGAAAAGCCGGGTCTCAGCTCCAGATCTGTATCCATGATTTCTGTTGCTAGTTCAGAAGATTCCTGCCATACTACAGTGACAACCCCAAGGCCTCCAGTTGAGTATGACTCTGACTTTATGTTAGAGAGTTCAGAATCCCAAATGTCCTTTTCCCAGTCACCTTTTTTGTCAATTGCCAAATCTCCTGCTCTTCATGAAAGGGAATTGGACAGCCTGGCTGACTTGCCGGAGCGGATTAAACCACCATATGCAAACAGACTTTCAGCATCCCATCTTAGGTCATCTTCTGTAGAAGATGTTAAACTAATTATAAGCGAGGGGAGACCTACCATAGAAGTTCGAAGATGTAGCATGCCTTCTGTCATTTGTGAACATACCAAACAATTCCAAACAATATCAGAAGAGAGCAATCAAGGTAGCTTATTAATTGTGCCAAGAGATACTAGTCCTTCTCCCAAACCTGAGGTATTCTCAAATGTGCCTGAAAGAGACCTTTCAAATGTATCTAACATACATTCCAGTTTTGCAACTTCTCCAACTGGAGCTTCAAACAGCAAATATGTTTCAGCTGATAGAAATCTCATCAAGAATACTGCCCCAGTGAGCACTGTAATGGACAGTCCAGTGCATTTAGAGCCATCTAGTCAGGTTGGTGTGATCCAGAATAAGTCATGGGAGATGCCTGTTGATAGACTAGAGACATTAAGCACCAGAGACTATATCTGCCCAAATTCTAACATACCTGATCAAGAATCCTCTCTTCAGAGTTTTTGTAATTCTGAAAATAAGATATTGAAAGAAAATGCTGATTTTTTATCCCTGCGCCAGACTGAACTGCCAGGAAACTCTTGTGCTCAGGATCCGGCATCCTTTATGCCTCCACAGCAGCCTTGCTCTTTCCCCAGCCAATCACTTTCAGATGCTGAATCGATTTCTAAACATATGTCTTTGTCATATGTTGCTAATCAAGAGCCAGGTATTTTACAACAAAAAAATGCAGTTCAGATTATTAGTTCTGCTTTAGATACTGATAATGAATCtacaaaagatacagaaaatactTTTGTCCTAGGAGATGTTCAAAAAACAGATGCCTTTGTCCCAGTGTACTCTGACAGCACTATTCAAGAAGCATCACCAAACTTTGAGAAAGCTTATACTTTACCTGTGTTACCATCAGAAAAGGACTTTAATGGAAGTGATGCCTCTACCCAGCTAAATACACATTATGCATTTAGCAAACTAACTTACAAGTCTTCCAGTGGCCATGAAGTTGAGAATAGCACAACTGATACTCAGGTCAtttcacatgaaaaagaaaacaaactggaGAGTTTGGTTTTAACTCATTTGAATAGGTGTGATTCTGATTTATGTGAAATGAATGCAGGGATGCCAAAAGGAAACCTAAATGAACAAGATCCAAAACATTGTCCTGAAAGTGAAAAGTGTTTGCTTTCCATAGAAGATGAGGAATCTCAACAAAGCATTTTATCAAGTCTGGAAAACCATTCACAGCAGTCAACTCAACCAGAAATGCATAAATATGGTCAGTTAGTTAAAGTAGAATTAGAAGAAAATGCCGAAGATGATAAAACTGAAAACCAAATCCCTCAAAGAATGACTAGAAACAAAGCAAATACAATGGCAAATCAAAGCAAACAGATTCTTGCTAGCTGTACACTATTATCAGAAAAAGACAGTGAATCCTCATCTCCTAGAGGAAGAATAAGATTAACTGAAGATGACGATCCTCAAATTCACCATCCACGGAAAAGGAAAGTGTCACGTGTACCTCAGCCTGTGCAAGTGAGTCCCTCTTTACTACaagcaaaagagaaaactcaGCAATCTCTGGCAGCCATTGTAGATTCTCTAAAACTAGATGAGATTCAGCCATACAGTTCAGAGAGAGCAAATCCATATTTTGAATACTTGcacataaggaaaaaaatagaagaaaaacgcAAATTACTGTGTAGTGTGATTCCTCAAGCACCTCAGTACTATGACGAATATGTAACATTTAACGGATCATATCTCCTGGATGGAAACCCCTTAAGCAAGATTTGTATTCCCACA ATTACACCACCACCTTCACTGTCAGATCCACTTAAAGAGCTTTTTCGACAACAGGAAGTTGTAAGGATGAAACTACGTTTGCAACACAGTATTGAAAGg